A region of Arabidopsis thaliana chromosome 5, partial sequence DNA encodes the following proteins:
- a CDS encoding uncharacterized protein (unknown protein; Has 35333 Blast hits to 34131 proteins in 2444 species: Archae - 798; Bacteria - 22429; Metazoa - 974; Fungi - 991; Plants - 531; Viruses - 0; Other Eukaryotes - 9610 (source: NCBI BLink).) — protein MFFSDMERKTLAITPPSFFFHLGGGAFGSSKAFHCLLLLSCLLLSSVNTLHNLAEYGYNTGSAAMEFQGFINGEDSGSVAIQKSDQNVCPSSQLFCFLSALGSENRSDPFVLACPKESRSSSALIRKNLSGVVWLSLKPVHIIEFQPFTGFFHIGDTCYEPMSKELYTKKTTRELSITVSGKQCGGNGFMVNHPCEGFSLEPGDSIKFLFFYQSELSWASGVAVFAVPMKATAPVLMLSLYKKPVFWVRTKKFAIAVLIAAALLILIFCFNDHFIEENNKRNNSNHMESREVEKPSTITISPEMDSLLRSISKESLQVFDEVPKNSSSVKPVASSHEEEASEAVNLTVKTAKDKKRRRNKKKKKGGINGLTPECTDVSSSYSGNSTPRSPISPEPPTTQAATKLVKPPTKPVLSHSATFPVSGVKSMIIQRSSLAPNVRAPGAKSRTEVKEEKAKEYRYYDIWGDHLTGLNLMDKLKEVREGKSSGFDGEECESFFVKGPQNLLADSHTRFVSFCNQWG, from the exons ATGTTCTTTTCAGACATGGAGCGAAAAACCCTAGCGATTACGcctccttccttcttcttccaccttGG AGGAGGAGCATTTGGTTCATCAAAGGCGTTTCAttgtcttctccttctctcatGTCTATTGCTTTCATCAGTCAATACATTGCATAACTTAGCTGAATATGGTTACAACACTGGTTCTGCTGCTATGGAGTTTCAGGGCTTTATTAATGGTGAAGATTCTGGGAGTGTAGCAATCCAGAAATCTGACCAGAATGTTTGTCCTAGTTCACAgctgttttgtttcctttcagCTTTAGGATCAGAGAATCGGTCTGATCCATTTGTGTTGGCTTGTCCCAAAGAATCACGGAGTAGCTCTGCTCTGATCAGAAAAAATCTATCTGGTGTTGTGTGGCTATCTCTGAAGCCTGTCCACATCATAGAGTTTCAGCCATTTACTGGATTCTTTCACATTGGAGACACTTGTTACGAGCCTATGTCCAAAGAGCTCTATACTAAGAAGACCACAAGGGAGTTAAGTATTACGGTTTCAGGAAAACAATGTGGAGGAAATGGTTTTATGGTGAACCATCCATGTGAAGGATTTTCATTAGAACCAGGGGATTCCAtaaagtttctctttttctacCAGAGTGAACTCTCTTGGGCATCTGGAGTTGCTGTTTTTGCAGTACCTATGAAGGCGACCGCACCTGTTTTGATGCTTAGTCTCTACAAAAAACCGGTCTTTTGGGTGCGGACGAAGAAATTCGCAATTGCGGTTCTTATTGCTGCAGCTCTACTCATTCTGATATTTTGCTTCAATGATCACTTCATCGAGGAGaacaacaagagaaacaatAGCAACCACATGGAGTCGAGAGAAGTTGAGAAACCATCTACGATCACAATATCCCCTGAAATGGATTCTCTGCTAAGATCCATAAGCAAAGAAAGCCTGCAAGTGTTCGATGAGGTTCCCAAGAACAGCAGCAGCGTTAAGCCAGTTGCTTCTTCacacgaagaagaagcatcagAAGCTGTGAATCTCACTGTAAAGACAGCGAAAGACAAGAAGAGGCGCcgtaacaagaaaaagaagaaaggaggaaTCAACGGATTAACACCAGAGTGCACAGATGTTTCAAGCAGTTACAGCGGAAACTCAACTCCTAGGTCTCCAATATCACCAGAACCACCTACTACTCAAGCCGCAACGAAGCTAGTAAAGCCTCCTACTAAACCGGTCCTATCGCACTCAGCAACGTTTCCGGTTTCAGGGGTTAAGTCAATGATCATACAACGAAGCTCACTGGCTCCAAATGTGAGAGCACCTGGAGCGAAATCAAGAACCgaagtgaaagaagagaaagcgaAAGAGTATAGGTACTATGATATCTGGGGAGATCACTTGACAGGGCTTAATTTGATGGATAAGTTAAAGGAAGTGAGAGAAGGTAAAAGCTCAGGTTTTGATGGAGAGGAGTGTGAGAGTTTCTTTGTTAAGGGTCCTCAGAACTTGTTAGCAGACTCTCACACCAGGTTTGTAAGTTTCTGTAACCAATGGGGctaa
- a CDS encoding F-box protein (DUF295) (CONTAINS InterPro DOMAIN/s: F-box domain, cyclin-like (InterPro:IPR001810), F-box domain, Skp2-like (InterPro:IPR022364), Protein of unknown function DUF295 (InterPro:IPR005174); BEST Arabidopsis thaliana protein match is: Protein of unknown function (DUF295) (TAIR:AT1G69090.1); Has 1807 Blast hits to 1807 proteins in 277 species: Archae - 0; Bacteria - 0; Metazoa - 736; Fungi - 347; Plants - 385; Viruses - 0; Other Eukaryotes - 339 (source: NCBI BLink).) — protein MASPLLPGPPDQRRNLDWCWSKLPSDLMQFVFDRLGFADFQRAKSVCSSWLSVSRNSQPNNQIPWMIRFPKDNNHCLLFNPEEEDKMYKTPNLGNDFAKSSCIASYGSWLLMQPESEYMEEDLDHQCNNLYILDLLTRERINLPILQPEFGLTCPILWTDEKSKDHLVIGMAHEELAISFKKGDSSWKQIPTLSGIEECFSMVFKDHKLYCLSNYKLKVFDFSGDIPVKVFKTSVSKLLNNPLCISMRMRLPGIPMKDQLNHFKDDMVVTLAGHVLIVKCHRPSLSKIWSFEIYKMEGNNNKWEKTVSLGDETILLDLGITVLAKDMQGIKANSIYFSNPTPYFKDQYDENEIFIFDLDSNTVEQPHRSVSSSFPRSRARWFLPCFKRESYFLQ, from the coding sequence ATGGCCTCTCCGCTACTCCCTGGTCCACCGGATCAGAGAAGAAATCTCGATTGGTGCTGGTCGAAGCTTCCTTCAGATCTCATGCAATTTGTATTTGACCGCCTTGGTTTTGCCGATTTCCAACGTGCAAAATCCGTTTGTTCATCTTGGCTTTCAGTTTCGAGAAATTCTCAGCCAAACAATCAAATCCCTTGGATGATTCGATTCCCCAAGGACAACAATCACTGTCTCTTGTTCAATCCTGAAGAGGAAGACAAGATGTACAAAACTCCAAATCTCGGCAACGATTTCGCAAAGAGCTCTTGTATCGCCAGTTATGGAAGCTGGCTTTTGATGCAACCTGAATCAGAATACATGGAAGAAGACTTAGACCATCAATGTAATAATCTCTATATTCTTGATCTTCTAACCCGCGAGAGAATCAATCTACCGATTCTCCAACCAGAGTTTGGACTCACATGTCCGATATTATGGACCGATGAGAAAAGCAAAGATCACCTAGTTATTGGAATGGCTCATGAAGAATTAGCCATTTCTTTCAAGAAAGGAGATTCCTCGTGGAAACAAATCCCAACCTTGTCAGGTATCGAAGAGTGTTTTAGCATGGTTTTTAAGGATCACAAACTTTACTGTCTGAGCAATTATAAACTCAAGGTCTTCGATTTCTCTGGAGATATTCCGGTCAAAGTTTTCAAAACTAGCGTAAGTAAGTTGTTAAATAATCCACTATGTATTTCCATGAGAATGAGACTTCCTGGAATTCCAATGAAGGACCAGTTGAATCACTTCAAGGATGATATGGTAGTCACTCTAGCCGGACATGTCTTAATTGTTAAGTGCCATCGTCCGAGTCTGTCCAAGATATGGAGCTTTGAAATCTACAAGATGGAAGGGAACAACAACAAGTGGGAGAAAACTGTTTCTCTGGGAGACGAGACAATTCTTTTGGATTTGGGTATCACAGTGCTCGCCAAGGACATGCAAGGGATCAAGGCCAATTCCATCTACTTCTCCAATCCTACTCCTTATTTTAAAGATCAATATGACGAAAACGAAATCTTCATATTCGACCTCGATTCCAACACCGTTGAACAACCGCACCGATCTGTTTCCTCTTCCTTTCCCCGCTCTAGAGCCCGATGGTTCTTGCCATGTTTCAAACGAGAATCATACTTCCTTCAgtaa
- a CDS encoding SAP domain-containing protein produces MSAAEKVIIDLCSSEEEEEDVFGDENNYDETEEEEDEDTNSSEDDSDWSHDDDDATESDVEADEIGVKGDNDDGDEDDKVTRLLTAGSDLKSVNVKECKAYLRKHGLRLSGTKPVCIDRILEHWRIKDGTGEAVYPKSSFAINCKGDVCKGDIVLFTQKVHHKYEKMKKSGNIMGRRTVAGQVVKESYGTAKQQHTFTIEVLWCEGTQKLPPLYPLLVKGRNLYRLMTLRQRWPNEEDRVKVLNEKHNRGAAARKVMRERKIKSGYVLKDGRLQKPGHVKKPCQVKTRKNEKDENLTQRLRQNTPANHSLVAFPNQNPSQGHKNHPTQLTDMNPANFYTSRPHAPRSHAPPTYAPRPHAPRSYAPINSHLPRPNIPPYHSYTYSEQQNQTNQRPPPASYTYSTQQNQTNQRPPPASYTYPTQQNQTNQRPPPAFYIRRTASNAPQGQASFNPHVNTHTVPVTHQRRPYQNPHVSSNSGYNLGVRDLEHFSHMMISHRREGDTYRQSEVTQGPYMNHQTYHSNFNSSYNHGARDLYMVNNRREGDNHRPNYR; encoded by the exons ATGTCGGCGGCGGAGAAGGTAATCATTGATCTCTGTAGCTcggaagaggaggaagaagatgttttCGGTGATGAGAATAACTATGACGAAacggaagaggaagaagacgaagatacGAATTCAAG TGAGGATGATAGCGATTGGAGCCACGACGATGATGATGCTACAGAGTCAGATGTTGAAGCTGACGAGATCGGAGTAAAAGGCGATAAcgatgatggtgatgaagatgacaAAGTCACTCGCCTCCTCACAG CCGGAAGCGATTTGAAATCTGTAAATGTGAAAGAGTGCAAAGCATATCTGAGAAAGCATGGTCTAAGATTATCTGGCACCAAACCAGTTTGCATTGACAGAATTCTTGAGCATTGGAG GATTAAAGATGGAACTGGAGAAGCAGTGTATCCAAAATCATCCTTTGCTATCAATTGTAAAG GTGATGTCTGCAAAGGagacattgttttgtttacacAGAAGGTTCACCACAA GTatgaaaagatgaaaaagagtGGAAATATTATGGGGAGAAGAACTGTCGCTGGCCAGGTTGTTAAAGAAAGCTATGGTACTGCTAAACAACAACACACGTTCACT ATTGAAGTGCTCTGGTGTGAGGGGACACAGAAATTGCCACCTTTGTATCCATTACTAGTCAAAGGACGAAATCTTTATAGGTTAATGACCTTGAGGCAG CGATGGCCAAATGAAGAAGACAGAGTCAAAGTTCTTAACGAAAAGCATAACCGTGGTGCCGCAGCAAGAAAGGTTATGAGAGAAAGGAAAATTAAGTCAGGCTATGTACTAAAAG ATGGAAGACTTCAAAAGCCTGGTCATGTGAAGAAGCCTTGTCAAgtaaagacaagaaaaaacgAGAAAGATGAGAATCTAACCCAGAGGCTTAGACAAAACACTCCCGCTAATCATTCACTTGTTGCTTTTCCAAACCAAAATCCTTCACAGGGCCATAAGAATCATCCAACACAGTTGACAGATATGAATCCCGCTAATTTCTACACTTCTCGACCACATGCTCCTCGTTCACATGCACCTCCTACATATGCTCCTCGACCACATGCTCCTCGTTCGTACGCTCCTATCAATTCACATCTTCCTCGTCCAAATATTCCTCCTTATCATTCCTATACTTATTcagaacaacaaaaccaaacaaaccaacGACCACCACCTGCCTCCTATACTTATTcaacacaacaaaaccaaacaaaccaaagaccaCCACCTGCCTCCTATACTTATCCAACAcagcaaaaccaaacaaaccaaagaccaCCACCAGCTTTCTACATCAGAAGAACTGCCTCTAATGCTCCGCAGGGACAAGCATCATTCAACCCACATGTCAATACACACACTGTGCCGGTTACTCATCAGAGGAGACCATACCAGAACCCCCATGTCAGCTCGAACAGTGGCTACAACCTGGGAGTGAGGGACTTGGAACACTTCTCGCATATGATGATAAGCCAcagaagagaaggagacaCATACAGGCAGAGTGAGGTCACTCAAGGGCCATACATGAACCATCAGACCTACCATTCCAACTTCAATAGTAGCTACAACCATGGGGCAAGGGACTTGTACATGGTAAACAAcagaagagaaggagacaATCACAGACCAAATTATCGATAA
- the MAPKKK5 gene encoding mitogen-activated protein kinase kinase kinase 5 (mitogen-activated protein kinase kinase kinase 5 (MAPKKK5); FUNCTIONS IN: protein serine/threonine kinase activity, protein kinase activity, kinase activity, ATP binding; INVOLVED IN: protein amino acid phosphorylation; LOCATED IN: plasma membrane; EXPRESSED IN: 22 plant structures; EXPRESSED DURING: 15 growth stages; CONTAINS InterPro DOMAIN/s: Protein kinase, ATP binding site (InterPro:IPR017441), Protein kinase, catalytic domain (InterPro:IPR000719), Serine/threonine-protein kinase domain (InterPro:IPR002290), Serine/threonine-protein kinase-like domain (InterPro:IPR017442), Protein kinase-like domain (InterPro:IPR011009); BEST Arabidopsis thaliana protein match is: Protein kinase superfamily protein (TAIR:AT1G63700.1); Has 30201 Blast hits to 17322 proteins in 780 species: Archae - 12; Bacteria - 1396; Metazoa - 17338; Fungi - 3422; Plants - 5037; Viruses - 0; Other Eukaryotes - 2996 (source: NCBI BLink).), whose translation MRWLPQISFSSPSSSPSSSLKPVASYSESPDPDRNQDRDRFHRRLFRFNRGRLTRQRKLRHLTDDDVLLGERRASTSSSTFDSGLTRSPSAFTAVPRSPSAVPLPLPLPLPEVAGIRNAANARGLDDRDRDPERLISDRTSSGPPLTSVNGGFARDSRKATENSSYQDFSPRNRNGYWVNIPTMSAPTSPYMSPVPSPQRKSTGHDLPFFYLPPKSNQAWSAPDMPLDTSGLPPPAFYDITAFSTDNSPIHSPQPRSPRKQIRSPQPSRPSSPLHSVDSSAPPRDSVSSPLHPRLSTDVTNGRRDCCNVHPLPLPPGATCSSSSAASVPSPQAPLKLDSFPMNSQWKKGKLIGRGTFGSVYVASNSETGALCAMKEVELFPDDPKSAECIKQLEQEIKLLSNLQHPNIVQYFGSETVEDRFFIYLEYVHPGSINKYIRDHCGTMTESVVRNFTRHILSGLAYLHNKKTVHRDIKGANLLVDASGVVKLADFGMAKHLTGQRADLSLKGSPYWMAPELMQAVMQKDSNPDLAFAVDIWSLGCTIIEMFTGKPPWSEFEGAAAMFKVMRDSPPIPESMSPEGKDFLRLCFQRNPAERPTASMLLEHRFLKNSLQPTSPSNSDVSQLFNGMNITEPSSRREKPNFKLDQVPRARNMTSSESESGQQQQQQQYRSPDLTGTVNRLSPRSTLEAIPSPCPSQRPKPSSSDRRRTGVTSDHL comes from the exons ATGCGTTGGCTTCCGCAAATCTCGTTCtcgtctccttcttcttctccatcttcttctctaaaacCCGTGGCTTCTTACTCTGAATCTCCGGATCCAGATCGTAATCAGGATCGGGATCGGTTTCATCGCCGCTTGTTTCGTTTTAACCGTGGCAGGCTCACCCGTCAGCGGAAGCTTCGTCACTTGACGGATGACGATGTTTTGTTGGGAGAACGTCGTGCTTCTACCTCTTCCTCCACCTTCGATTCCGGTTTAACTCGCTCTCCCAGCGCTTTCACCGCCGTTCCTCGCTCTCCTTCTGCCGTTCCCTTACCCTTACCTCTCCCCTTACCGGAGGTCGCCGGGATTCGAAATGCCGCAAACGCTAGAGGATTGGATGACAGAGATCGAGATCCCGAGAGACTTATTTCTGATCGCACCTCTTCTGGTCCTCCTCTCACCAG CGTCAATGGCGGCTTTGCCCGTGACTCGAGGAAAGCTACGGAGAATTCGTCATATCAAGATTTTAGTCCGAGAAACAGAAATGGTTATTGGGTGAATATTCCAACCATGAGTGCACCAACGAGTCCATACATGAGTCCTGTGCCTAGTCCACAAAGGAAGAGTACTGGCCACGAtttgccttttttttatttgcctCCTAAAAGCAATCAAGCTTGGTCTGCTCCAGATATGCCACTTGATACCTCTGGTCTTCCTCCTCCTGCATTTTATGATATTACTGCCTTTAGTACCGATAATTCTCCCATCCATAGTCCACAACCTCGGAGTCCACGGAAACAGATCAGAAGCCCACAACCTAGCAGACCATCTTCACCGTTGCATTCGGTTGATAGCTCAGCTCCACCGCGAGATAGTGTTTCCTCACCTTTGCATCCGAGGTTGTCTACTGATGTTACGAATGGGCGACGTGATTGCTGCAATGTTCATCCTTTGCCTCTCCCTCCTGGAGCTACTTGTTCCTCTTCATCAGCTGCTTCTGTTCCGTCCCCGCAGGCTCCTCTCAAACTGGATTCATTCCCAATGAATTCCCAGTGGAAGAAAGGGAAGCTAATAGGTCGTGGTACTTTTGGAAGTGTTTACGTTGCAAGCAACAG CGAAACTGGAGCATTGTGTGCGATGAAAGAAGTTGAGCTATTTCCTGATGACCCCAAATCCGCAGAGTGTATAAAGCAATTAGAGCAG gAGATCAAACTTCTAAGTAACCTTCAACATCCAAACATTGTGCAGTATTTTGGTAGCGAGACA GTAGAAGATCGTTTCTTTATATACCTGGAATATGTTCACCCGGGttcaataaacaaatatatccGTGATCATTGCGGCACCATGACAGAATCTGTTGTTCGCAATTTTACTCGTCACATTTTGTCTGGGCTGGCTTATTTGCACAATAAAAAGACTGTACATAG GGATATCAAAGGTGCTAATCTCCTTGTTGATGCTTCTGGGGTTGTCAAGCTTGCTGATTTCGGCATGGCTAAACAC CTTACTGGACAAAGAGCTGATCTCTCGTTAAAGGGAAGCCCGTACTGGATGGCACCAGAG CTCATGCAAGCTGTGATGCAAAAAGATAGCAACCCAGATCTGGCTTTTGCTGTTGATATATGGAGTTTAGGATGTACAATCATTGAGATGTTCACTGGGAAGCCTCCTTGGAGTGAGTTTGAAGGG GCTGCAGCTATGTTCAAGGTCATGAGAGATAGCCCACCGATACCTGAATCAATGTCACCTGAGGGTAAAGACTTCCTGAGATTATGCTTCCAGAGAAACCCAGCTGAGCGACCAACCGCATCTATGTTGCTAGAACACCGGTTCCTAAAGAACTCTTTGCAACCAACCTCACCAAGCAACAGTGATGTCTCTCAATTATTTAATGGGATGAACATAACG GAACCAAGCAGTAGAAGGGAGAAGCCAAATTTCAAACTAGACCAGGTCCCGCGAGCTAGAAACATGACATCCTCAGAGAG TGAAAGTGggcaacagcagcagcaacaacagtACCGGTCTCCCGATCTAACAGGAACCGTGAACCGTCTGTCTCCTCGTTCCACTCTGGAGGCTATCCCAAGCCCGTGTCCTTCCCAACGACCTAAGCCCAGCAGCAGTGACAGGAGAAGAACGGGCGTCACTTCAGATCACCTTTGA
- the MAPKKK5 gene encoding mitogen-activated protein kinase kinase kinase 5 → MRWLPQISFSSPSSSPSSSLKPVASYSESPDPDRNQDRDRFHRRLFRFNRGRLTRQRKLRHLTDDDVLLGERRASTSSSTFDSGLTRSPSAFTAVPRSPSAVPLPLPLPLPEVAGIRNAANARGLDDRDRDPERLISDRTSSGPPLTSVNGGFARDSRKATENSSYQDFSPRNRNGYWVNIPTMSAPTSPYMSPVPSPQRKSTGHDLPFFYLPPKSNQAWSAPDMPLDTSGLPPPAFYDITAFSTDNSPIHSPQPRSPRKQIRSPQPSRPSSPLHSVDSSAPPRDSVSSPLHPRLSTDVTNGRRDCCNVHPLPLPPGATCSSSSAASVPSPQAPLKLDSFPMNSQWKKGKLIGRGTFGSVYVASNSETGALCAMKEVELFPDDPKSAECIKQLEQEIKLLSNLQHPNIVQYFGSETVEDRFFIYLEYVHPGSINKYIRDHCGTMTESVVRNFTRHILSGLAYLHNKKTVHRDIKGANLLVDASGVVKLADFGMAKHLTGQRADLSLKGSPYWMAPELMQAVMQKDSNPDLAFAVDIWSLGCTIIEMFTGKPPWSEFEGAAAMFKVMRDSPPIPESMSPEGKDFLRLCFQRNPAERPTASMLLEHRFLKNSLQPTSPSNSDVSQLFNGMNITEPSSRREKPNFKLDQVPRARNMTSSESFFTRTSFSPVKVGNSSSNNSTGLPI, encoded by the exons ATGCGTTGGCTTCCGCAAATCTCGTTCtcgtctccttcttcttctccatcttcttctctaaaacCCGTGGCTTCTTACTCTGAATCTCCGGATCCAGATCGTAATCAGGATCGGGATCGGTTTCATCGCCGCTTGTTTCGTTTTAACCGTGGCAGGCTCACCCGTCAGCGGAAGCTTCGTCACTTGACGGATGACGATGTTTTGTTGGGAGAACGTCGTGCTTCTACCTCTTCCTCCACCTTCGATTCCGGTTTAACTCGCTCTCCCAGCGCTTTCACCGCCGTTCCTCGCTCTCCTTCTGCCGTTCCCTTACCCTTACCTCTCCCCTTACCGGAGGTCGCCGGGATTCGAAATGCCGCAAACGCTAGAGGATTGGATGACAGAGATCGAGATCCCGAGAGACTTATTTCTGATCGCACCTCTTCTGGTCCTCCTCTCACCAG CGTCAATGGCGGCTTTGCCCGTGACTCGAGGAAAGCTACGGAGAATTCGTCATATCAAGATTTTAGTCCGAGAAACAGAAATGGTTATTGGGTGAATATTCCAACCATGAGTGCACCAACGAGTCCATACATGAGTCCTGTGCCTAGTCCACAAAGGAAGAGTACTGGCCACGAtttgccttttttttatttgcctCCTAAAAGCAATCAAGCTTGGTCTGCTCCAGATATGCCACTTGATACCTCTGGTCTTCCTCCTCCTGCATTTTATGATATTACTGCCTTTAGTACCGATAATTCTCCCATCCATAGTCCACAACCTCGGAGTCCACGGAAACAGATCAGAAGCCCACAACCTAGCAGACCATCTTCACCGTTGCATTCGGTTGATAGCTCAGCTCCACCGCGAGATAGTGTTTCCTCACCTTTGCATCCGAGGTTGTCTACTGATGTTACGAATGGGCGACGTGATTGCTGCAATGTTCATCCTTTGCCTCTCCCTCCTGGAGCTACTTGTTCCTCTTCATCAGCTGCTTCTGTTCCGTCCCCGCAGGCTCCTCTCAAACTGGATTCATTCCCAATGAATTCCCAGTGGAAGAAAGGGAAGCTAATAGGTCGTGGTACTTTTGGAAGTGTTTACGTTGCAAGCAACAG CGAAACTGGAGCATTGTGTGCGATGAAAGAAGTTGAGCTATTTCCTGATGACCCCAAATCCGCAGAGTGTATAAAGCAATTAGAGCAG gAGATCAAACTTCTAAGTAACCTTCAACATCCAAACATTGTGCAGTATTTTGGTAGCGAGACA GTAGAAGATCGTTTCTTTATATACCTGGAATATGTTCACCCGGGttcaataaacaaatatatccGTGATCATTGCGGCACCATGACAGAATCTGTTGTTCGCAATTTTACTCGTCACATTTTGTCTGGGCTGGCTTATTTGCACAATAAAAAGACTGTACATAG GGATATCAAAGGTGCTAATCTCCTTGTTGATGCTTCTGGGGTTGTCAAGCTTGCTGATTTCGGCATGGCTAAACAC CTTACTGGACAAAGAGCTGATCTCTCGTTAAAGGGAAGCCCGTACTGGATGGCACCAGAG CTCATGCAAGCTGTGATGCAAAAAGATAGCAACCCAGATCTGGCTTTTGCTGTTGATATATGGAGTTTAGGATGTACAATCATTGAGATGTTCACTGGGAAGCCTCCTTGGAGTGAGTTTGAAGGG GCTGCAGCTATGTTCAAGGTCATGAGAGATAGCCCACCGATACCTGAATCAATGTCACCTGAGGGTAAAGACTTCCTGAGATTATGCTTCCAGAGAAACCCAGCTGAGCGACCAACCGCATCTATGTTGCTAGAACACCGGTTCCTAAAGAACTCTTTGCAACCAACCTCACCAAGCAACAGTGATGTCTCTCAATTATTTAATGGGATGAACATAACG GAACCAAGCAGTAGAAGGGAGAAGCCAAATTTCAAACTAGACCAGGTCCCGCGAGCTAGAAACATGACATCCTCAGAGAG CTTCTTCACACGTACTTCTTTTTCTCCAGTGAAAGTGggcaacagcagcagcaacaacagtACCGGTCTCCCGATCTAA
- a CDS encoding Ribosomal protein L25/Gln-tRNA synthetase, anti-codon-binding domain-containing protein (Ribosomal protein L25/Gln-tRNA synthetase, anti-codon-binding domain; INVOLVED IN: translation; LOCATED IN: mitochondrion; CONTAINS InterPro DOMAIN/s: Ribosomal protein L25, beta domain (InterPro:IPR020057), Ribosomal protein L25/Gln-tRNA synthetase, anti-codon-binding domain (InterPro:IPR011035); BEST Arabidopsis thaliana protein match is: Ribosomal protein L25/Gln-tRNA synthetase, anti-codon-binding domain (TAIR:AT4G23620.1); Has 1807 Blast hits to 1807 proteins in 277 species: Archae - 0; Bacteria - 0; Metazoa - 736; Fungi - 347; Plants - 385; Viruses - 0; Other Eukaryotes - 339 (source: NCBI BLink).) — translation MAKWWRGLRSVTAEVADLPASSFGRSIRCIHQYQTIQAIPREATGRGVSARDRTIGRIPAVVFPQSLLDTDASKRGVSRKQLLTADKKQIKSIIDSVGLPFFCSTTFQLQIRAGQGSSTLVESGRVLPLKVHRDEETGKILNLVFVWADDGEKLKVDVPVVFKGLDHCPGLQKGGNLRTIRSTLKLLGPAEHIPSKIEVDVSNLDIEDKVLLQDVVFHPSLKLLSKNETMPVCKIVATSPVKEPEAVQA, via the exons ATGGCGAAATGGTGGCGAGGCCTGAGATCCGTGACGGCGGAGGTGGCTGATCTTCCGGCTTCTTCATTCGGTCGATCGATTCGATGTATTCATCAGTATCAGACGATCCAGGCGATTCCACGTGAAGCTACGGGTCGAGGAGTATCGGCTCGGGATCGGACGATTGGTCGTATTCCCGCCGTCGTTTTCCCGCAATCGCTTCTAGATACTGATGCTTCGAAGCGAGGCGTGTCGAGGAAGCAGCTATTGACGGCGGATAAGAAGCAGATCAAGTCTATTATTGACTCTGTTGGTCTCCCATTCTTCTGTTCTACCACTTTCCAGCTTCAGATCCGAGCTGGTCAGGGTTCGTCGACGCTTGTTGAATCGGGTCGAGTACTTCCCCTCAAG GTTCATAGAGACGAAGAAACTGGAAAGATACTTAATTTAGTATTCGTATGGGCTGATGATGGGGAGAAGTTGAAGGTTGATGTTCCTGTTGTTTTCAAAGGGTTGGATCATTGTCCTGGTCTCCAGAAAG GGGGAAACCTGCGGACAATCCGAAGCACTCTGAAACTACTAGGGCCAGCTGAGCACATTCCATCTAAAATCGAAGTAGATGTGAGCAATCTGGACATTGAAGACAAAGTGTTATTGCAAGACGTTGTATTTCATCCATCATTGAAGCTACTGAGCAAGAATGAAACCATGCCCGTGTGTAAGATTGTCGCCACAAGCCCGGTGAAAGAACCAGAAGCTGTTCAAGCATAA